The following DNA comes from Acidobacteriota bacterium.
GAGAGCAGCCAGCCGGATGTCTTCCGCGCGCTCGGTGAGCAGGAACTCGCGGAAGGCCGCTGCGCCGATCGCCACGTCGCGGAACGCGTTCTCGTCCAGCTCGTAGCGCAGCTGCCACCGGCGCTCCCGCCGGCCGCGGGAGCCGATTTGGAGGGTGAGGCCGGTGGAGCGCACGGTGAAGCCCTCGCGGCTCTCCTCCTCCACGCCGAGGGCGGCGAGCGCCTCGAGCCGGCCGCCCGCCTGGTGCGGATCTTCCAGGGTGGCCCTCACGCCGCGGCGTCTTCCCGAAAGGAAGCCCTGGAGCGACCCGATCCGGCCGAGGCCGGCCAGGTTGTCGTGAGAGACCGCCGCGCTGACGCGCAGCTGCTCGTCGGTGTCGTATCCGGCCGAGACGAGCAGGCTCACCGGAGGAACCTCCTCGAAGCGGATCGTCACGTCGTGGATGCCGGGATCATCGCGGCGCGGACGGTGTTCGACCGTCACTCCCCGGAACAGGCCGAGCCGGAACAGTTCCCGTTCCGTCTTCCGGAGGGACCGGCGCGACAGCGGCTGGCCCGGGGCGAGTTCGATCCTCCGTTCCACCAGCTTCCGCCGGGTCTTCGACAGGCCGGCCAGGCGCACGGACCCCACGACCGCCCGGGGCCCCGCGGCGACGCGATACGTCACGTCGACCGAGCCGTCGGCGAAGGCGGGTCGCGCGGCGACCGACGCGTCGAAGTACCCGGCCGCGTCCAGCGCGTCGAGCAGGGCCCGCTGCCCCTCGCGCATCGTCTCGGGAAGGAACGGCTCGCCGCTCCGGAGCGGAAGGAGGTCGGTGGCCGGGCCGAGCTCCGCCGGCCAGTCGCCCGAAACGGCGACCCGGCCGGTCCGGGCCCGCCCCCCTTCGCGCACGACGAACGTGACGACCACCTCGTCCCCTTTCCGGCTGAAGCGGACGCGGGGCTCGACGCGCGCCTCGAGAAACCCGCGCGATTCGTAGAGGGTACGGATCGCCTCCGCGTCTTCGGCGACGAGGCGCGGGCGGTACGCGGTGCCCCCGGCGCCCGCCAGCCCGCCGCCCTTGCCGGAGAGGACCTGCGCCGCCACCTCCGAAAGGGCGATCGACCGCACCCCTTCGAACCGCACCGCCTTCACCTTCACCTTCGGTCCGGGATCGACGCGGACGAGGATCTTCCGCGCCGCCGGATCCGGGCGGCTCACCGACACGACCGCGGCCGCACGCCCCTCGTCGGCAAGGGAGTCCCTGAGGATTCGCTCCGCTTCGCGCAGCCGTGCGGGCGCGAAGCGTGTCGTGGCCCAGATCTCGGCCAGTCGGGCGCGCGCCTCGCGAGCCGCCCGCGGCGGCCCCACGACACCGATCTCCCAGGCCGGGCCGGGCGAGACCCGGAACAGGACATCCGCGCGCCCGTCGCGCCGCCGGCTTTCGAAGGTCACCTCCGCTTCGAGGTAGCCGGCTTCGGCCAGCTCCTCGAGCAACCGCAGGCGGGCGTCCAGCAGCGCCGCCCGCCGCAGCCGCACGCCCCGCAGCCCCAGCGTCCGGGCACTCGGCTCGGGAAGGTCCGGCGGCCACCCGGCGATGGCGACCTTCCTCACGCGGATTCGCTCCGGGAACGTTCCCGCCGTCCCACCCGCTCCCTCCTCTCCGAGCCGGCGCAACCACCGGATATCGGCGGACACGCCGCGCCGCGCCTCTCCGCCGAGCACCAGCCGGAGCGAACGGCCGATCTCCCGCTCCAGCCGGTACAGGTCGCGTCCCTCCGAGCTGAGGTCCCTCGAGTAGAGAGCGAGCGTCCGGTCGTCGAGCCGCTGGCCGAGCGTCAGCCGGGCGGTGGGACGCGCTTCGGGGCCCACGCGGGCGGGGGAGAGCTGGACCTGCGTGAGGCCGAGAGCCCGCCGCACCGGACCGGCCAGGAGCATCTCGCCGAGTTGCGTTCCGAAGTAGGCCGTCGCGAGGTCGGTTCCGAGCGCGCTCCCTCCTCCCAGCTCGGTCAGCGTCTGGCCCGTCAGAAGGAGGGAAAGGATCTCTTCCTGGGTGAGCGCCGGGACCGAGGTGAGCCGGTACTCGACCGACTCGGTGGTGGCGTCGAGGTCGAGGCGAATGCTGTAGTCGCGCACCTCGGTCGAGGCGCGGAGTCGGACCCGGATCGGTTCCGCGTCGAGGTCGTCCAGGACGACCTGGCCGGAGAGGACCTCGTATTCCAGTCCCCGGAAGCTGAGCGTCCCACCCTCGTGAAGCGAGACCGTTCCCGCGAGCAGCGGCGATCCCAGCGTGCCCGCCACCTCGAGACGCGCCGACGTTTCCAGCCGGGCGAGGTCGTTGCGAACCGCGAGCGTTCCGTCGGCGCGGAGTTCCACTGCGAGTTCGACGCGCGACAGCCACGAGGCGAGGCCGCTCTCGGGCTCGAGGAGCCGCCGCCGAGGGCCGAGCGGTCCGGCGAAGGCGAAGGGCCGCGAGTACAGTCCGTCCAGGACGCGGACGCTCCCCGCCACGCGCGGTGCCCCTGCCGGCCCGGCGATCTCCAGGTCGGCGTCGTACCGGCCCCAGATTCCCCGCGGAACGCTCAAGGCGATGTCGCGGGCGGCGACGCCGATGTCGATCCGCTCGGGCCGCCAGCCCCGCAGGCCGAGGGTTCCCGCCGCGCTCACCGTTCCGCCCCCGAGGTCGCCGCGAGCCTCCTCCAGGACGATCCGATCGGCGTCGAAGGCGAGGCGAGCCTCGACGCGGTCGATGGCCGTATCGAGCGTGAGGGAGCGGATCGAGCCGCCGTTCACGGTGGCGCGTCCGGCGAAGGATGGCCGGGCCGGCGATCCCCCCACGTGGAGCGAGGCCGACAGATCCCCGCTGCCGAGGAGCGTCGGCTCGATCGCCTCGAGCAGGCCGAGTCCGAGGTGTCCCGAAAGCGACAGGTCGAGCGCCCCCTCGCCGCGGAACGGAAGCTCGACCGAACCCGAAAGCGTGACCTCCGCGCCGGAGCTCTCGGCGAGATGCAGCGGCCGGGCCGGATCGACGGCGAACGTCAGGCCGGGTTCCAGCGAAAGGCGGGCGGGAGCCGGCTGGATGGCGGAGACCGAAGGACCGGAGAGAACCAGCTCGCCGATGCGCCCTTCTCCCTGCCATCTCTCCGGCTCGAGCACCGGGCCTTCGACCCGGAGCGTCCCCGAGCTGCGGATCGACAGGGCCAGCTCACCGCGCCACCCGAGCGCCCTTTCGAGGGCGCCGGCGAGCTCCGCGCCGGACCATGCCAGTTCCGCCCGCGCGATGCCCGACCCGTCGACGTCCGCGCGGAGCGACAGGGGACCGGCGGAAGCTTTCGCCGTGAGCCCGCTCTCCCCCGTCACCAGCTCGGCCCCGCCGTCCGGGACGCTCCAGCGCCCGGCGCGCACTCCGCGCCAGCTCGCCACCCCGGTGCAGCCGAGCGGCCACGGCCCGGGCGCGGAACCCGCCAGGCATTCCAGCTCGACGGTGCCGGCCGCGCGGCCGGCCGCGGAGGGAATCTCCGCGAGGTCGCCCCGCCCCCTCAACGTTCCCGCGGACACCGGCCCGGCCGGGGTCGACTCGACCGAACCCCGGAACTCGGCGACCGCGCCGGGCCCGAGCAGCAGCGCCGAAAGCCGAGGCAGGGCTCCGGGCCGCCAGATGCCGGCCGCCGCCAGATGCCACGTTCCGGCCGGACCTCCCCGCGCTCTCCAGCCCAGCCACCCGACCGCGGACGGGCCCGCGGCGCCCCACCGCCACGACACGACCCCGTCGGCCAGCCCTTCGCCCAGGAGATCCCCGGGCAAGGAATGTGGGAGGAACGCGAGGGCGGCTTCCGCGGGAAAGCGATCGAACCGCGCCGTCACCTCGGTCTCGCGGGGACCGGCGCTCGCCTCGAACTCCAGCCCCCGGCCGTCGGCCGTGGAGAGGCGCCCCGCACCGCGCCAGCCCTCCGCGGGAACGCGCGAGACGGCCGCCTCGAAGAGGTCGAACCGCGCCGGACCGATCACCGGCCGCCGCGCCGCGACCCGCAGGGTCGCCTCGGCCACCTCGTTCGCGGTGCCGCGCGCGTCGAGCCGGAGCGTCAAGCGCTCCGCGCCGGCCGGGGGAAGGTCGCGCAGCCACGCCGCGTCCTCGGCCCCGAGGAGCGCGGCCGCGTGTGCGGCGGCGCGCCGCAGTCCCTGGGGGCCGAGCAGCTCGAGGCCGCCCCGGGCCGTCCAGATCGGCTTTTCGGGCGGGCCTTCGATACCGATCTCGGCCCAGGCCGGCTGGTCGTCCCAGCGCCCGGCGAACCCGACGCGGCCGCTCAGGTCGACTCCGCTGCCCGACACCCGACCGGCGAGCCGGCCCGGCCCCCGGGGAGGGGGCGAGACCTCCCCCTCCGCTTCCCATTCGAACCGGCCCGCGGACCGGACGAAACGCACCCCGATATCGGCCCGTCCCGCCATCGGAAGGCCCCGGGCCGCGGCTCGGCGTCCCAGCGCCGCGAGGTCGGCTCGCAGCCGGGCGCTCCCCCGAGTGAGCGTTCCCCCGCCGGTGAGCTCGAGGCGGCCCTCCTCCAGCTCGAGCCCCGCGCCCGCGCGCGCCCCCAGACCGGAGAGGACGATTCCTTCCGGGGAGGCTTCCAGACTCGCGCGGATCTCGCACCGGAGTCCGCGCCACGCGATCTCCTCCTCCGACGCCACCTCCCCGGAGATGCGCCATGCGGAGCCGGCAGCCGCGCGGAGCGACCCGCGGCTCCGCACGGTTCCGGTGAGGCCCGGCCCCCCCTCTCCCAGAAGCCGTCCCAGATCGAGCCGCGCGTCGAAACGGAGGTCGGCCGCAGGGCCCTTCCCGGGGAAGCGCACCGAACCGCGGGCCGACAGAGCGCCCTCCGGTCCGGACGCGTCGAACTCCTCCACGGCCAGGACCGGGAAGCGCCACCCGAGCGCGGCCGCGGCCCGCTCGAAACGGATCGCCGGCCCTCCTCGCCTTTCGAAGAGGATCGGGCCGGCCTCGAGGCGGCCTCCCGGCGGGCCGGACCTCAGCTCCGCCCTCAGGTTCCGCACGTCGAGCGAGAACGCGAGATCGGCGGGGCCGATCCGGATCTCCGCATCGTCGAGAACGAGCCGCTCCAGCCGCGCCAGCGGAGAAAGATCGACCGGCCCGCCGCCGCCTCCTCGCGACGGGTCCAATTCCAGCCGCAGCCCTTCCAGCACGACGGCCTCCGGCAGGGTCCGTCCCCGGAGGAGCCCCGCGAGCGAGAGGCGGATCCGCAGCCGTGTTGCGGTCAGGTGCGCGACCGGCCCGCCCGGGCCGCCCGCCTCCAGGCCGGTCAGTTCGATCTCCCGGCCCCACAGATCGACATTGGCGCCGGCGACGCTCCCGGTGCCGCCGCAGGCCCGGCCGAGCAACGAAGCGGCGCGGGGCGCGAGATAGCGGCGGGCGAAAGCGGAGGCCGCGAGCGGCGCGAGGGCAGCGGCCACCGCGAGGCCCGCCGCCGCAGCGGCGACCGCCACGAGGGTTCGCCGGCTCATCCGCCGCCGGCGGCGCTCGCGCCGTCGCGCCGCACGAGGTGCAGCCCTTTGAGGTACCGGCTCTCCGGCAGCTCGAGCCGGACGGGGTGGTCGCTCGCCGCCTCGAGCCGGCCGGCCACCTCGAGAGCGGCCGCCGCCTCCTCGGCCCCCGCGCGCACCGCCTCCTCGAACCGCTCGGCCGAAACGTGGAACGAGCAACAGAAGGTCAGGAGCCGCCCTCCCGGCCGGAGGAGTCGGAGGGCGCGCCGGTGCAGATCACGGTATCCACGCGTTCCGCCGGCACGCTCGCCGCGGCGCCGGGCGAACGGGGGCGGATCGAGGACGATCGCGTCGAACCGCGCGCCCTCCGCCTCGAGCCGTGCGAGGGCGTCGAACGCCTCCTCGCAGCGGAACGTCACCCGACCGGCCAGCCCGGCCCGCTCGGCCGCCCTCGCGGCGCGTTCGAGTCCCTCCGCGTTCCGGTCGATCGCCAGCACTCGCGCCCCGCCCGCGGCCAGCGGGAGGGCGAAGCCTCCCTCGCCGCAGAACAGGTCGAGCACCTCCCCGCCCAGCCACGACGGGGCCGCCCGGTGGTTCTCCTGCTGGTCGAGGTAGAGGCCGGTCTTGTGCCCCGTCCACGGCGCCACGAAACGCTCGCATCCCCCTTCCTCGGCGACCAGCACCTCGGGCGTGCCCGGCACCAGGGCTTCGACTTCGCGCGGAAGCCCTTCCAGCGCCCGAGCCGGCGCGTCGCCCCGGTGGAGGAGGCTCGCCGCCCCGAGGCGCGCCGCGATCTCGCGCCCGCGCTCGCGGAGGAGGCGGTCGGCCCACGGCGTCGTCGCCTGGGCGACCAGATGCCCGGCGTACCAGTCGAGCGTCAAACCGGGAAGCGCGTCGGCGTCGGCGTGGACGAGGCGGCGGCACCCGCCGCTGGGCGGGGGACCCCGGCGCCGGGCGGCGCGGAGGAGGAGATCGACGGCCCCGTCGGCATCCGCGGGCGCTTCCTCCCCCCAACCGATGCGCCGCAGCGCGATCTTCGAACGGGCCGAGTACGCGGCCAGGCAGACGGCGCGTCCGGAACGGTCGACCACCCTCACCGCATCGCCATGGGCGGCCCGGACTTCGACCACGTTGTCGCGGTAGATCCAGGGATGGCCCCGGCGCCCGCGGCGGGCACCGCGCCCGTCGACGACGGCGAGGGGGTCTCTCTTCATGCGGCCGCCGATGCCGGCGGTAAGGCGGCGGGCCGCCGCCCGGCGCGGGCGCTTCGCCCGAGCCGCAGCTCAGTCCTCCTCCTCCAGCTCCTCGACCTCCTCGCTCTCCAGATCCTCATCGATCTCTTCGTCCCTGTCGCCCAACGGGGCAGCCGGAACGGCGGCCTCCTCCTCCTCGCCCTCTTCCGCCGCCTCGACGACCTCCTCCTCGTCCGTGATCACCTCCTCGGCGAGATCGCGGACGTGGTAGGTGTCGGCGAACTCCTCGCGTTCGGCCATCTCCTGGCAGGTCACGCAGTAGCGTGCCCACGGGATCGCGTCGAGACGCTTGGTCCCGATCTTCTCGCCGCAGTTGAGGCAAAGGCCGTACTCGCCGTCCCGGATGCGGCGCAGTGCCTCCTCGACGAGCACCAGCCGTTTCAGCTCGAGCTGGCTGAGCGAGAGCAGGAACTCCCTCGTGTAGTGGGTGACGGCGTCGTCGACGTAGTCCTCTCCTCCCTCGGGGAGGGTCTGCCTTCCTTCACCCCGCATCCGGGTCGTCTGCTCGAGCAGCTCCTGCCGCGCTTGAAGGAGCTTCTTCCGATAGCGTTCCAGTTCGCGCTTGCGCATCGCCTTTCCACCCTGTGCGGGGTCGCCCCCACCGGCGAACGCGGAACCTAACATCGGCCCCCGGGGCCGTCAACACGGAAATTCGCGGCCGAGCGGGGTGCCGGGGCGACCGCCCGGCCGCCCTTCGCCGCACCGTCCGCCCCGGGCCGGCCGGAGACTCACAGGCGCTCGGCGGCCAGGTCGGCCAGCCCCGACCTCTCGCCGCGCCGGAGGAAGATCGACCCCGCCAGCGGCTCGCCCCGGAGCCGCTCCGCCACCAGGGACAGGCCGTTGGAGCGGGCGTCCACGTAGGGATTGTCGATCTGGTCCGGATCGCCGGTCAGGACGACCTTGGTGCCCTCCCCGGCGCGGGTGATCACCGTCTTGACCTCCAGCGGGGTCAGGTTCTGGGCTTCGTCGACGATCATGAACTGCCGGGGCAGCGACCGGCCCCGGATGTAGGTCAGCGCCTCGATCTCCAAGACCCCCCGTTCCACGAGGTGCTCGACGGGATCCAGGGCAGGGGTGTCCTTGTCCCCGCCGTGGCCCATGAGGAGCAGCTCCAGGTTGTCGAAGATCGGCTGCATCCAGGGGCGCAGCTTCTCGTCGATCTCCCCCGGCAGGTAACCCAGATCGCGCCCC
Coding sequences within:
- a CDS encoding class I SAM-dependent rRNA methyltransferase → MKRDPLAVVDGRGARRGRRGHPWIYRDNVVEVRAAHGDAVRVVDRSGRAVCLAAYSARSKIALRRIGWGEEAPADADGAVDLLLRAARRRGPPPSGGCRRLVHADADALPGLTLDWYAGHLVAQATTPWADRLLRERGREIAARLGAASLLHRGDAPARALEGLPREVEALVPGTPEVLVAEEGGCERFVAPWTGHKTGLYLDQQENHRAAPSWLGGEVLDLFCGEGGFALPLAAGGARVLAIDRNAEGLERAARAAERAGLAGRVTFRCEEAFDALARLEAEGARFDAIVLDPPPFARRRGERAGGTRGYRDLHRRALRLLRPGGRLLTFCCSFHVSAERFEEAVRAGAEEAAAALEVAGRLEAASDHPVRLELPESRYLKGLHLVRRDGASAAGGG
- a CDS encoding TraR/DksA family transcriptional regulator → MLGSAFAGGGDPAQGGKAMRKRELERYRKKLLQARQELLEQTTRMRGEGRQTLPEGGEDYVDDAVTHYTREFLLSLSQLELKRLVLVEEALRRIRDGEYGLCLNCGEKIGTKRLDAIPWARYCVTCQEMAEREEFADTYHVRDLAEEVITDEEEVVEAAEEGEEEEAAVPAAPLGDRDEEIDEDLESEEVEELEEED